From a single Pirellulales bacterium genomic region:
- a CDS encoding aldehyde dehydrogenase family protein, translated as MTAGTMRATRSGWVGSHYWNGGWHSVGGDSFENRNPADVSVVLGTYPCGGANEVDQAVRSARRAQPAWRRTSRIRRGELFLRLAERIAQQTDVLAAVLARESGKVLNEARAEVTEGLHMVEYVCGTARQPIGEVLASEIAAKDLYVRRKPRGVVAVITPWNFPFAVPLWMLGPSLLEGNTVVFKPSEETPQIGQRLVELFAEVGFPPGVVNLVHGLGQEAGDQLARHNDVDVVCFTGSYDVGAHIRRLAADCDHKTCACEMGSKSAVIVCADANLELACDAAVLSAFKTTGQRCVSAGRILVHESLVDRFAEGLVDRARRLRFADPFDPQAFAGPVINQAALDKVLHYNALAREEGAEVLLAGGRLTDGSLAGGYFLSPFIYRQDYRPGVRTIREEVFGPHLAIVPFRDDEQAVEIYNDTPYGLSMAVITEDYRRWRYYRDECDYGMGYVNLPCIGAEVHLPFGGVKRSGNGQPSAAALVEAVTHRTAFTVNHDTKITMAQGMSAQIPSDQPPK; from the coding sequence ATGACCGCGGGAACCATGCGCGCAACGAGAAGTGGCTGGGTCGGCAGTCACTACTGGAACGGCGGTTGGCATTCAGTCGGCGGCGATTCGTTTGAGAACCGTAATCCCGCTGACGTCTCCGTCGTTCTGGGCACCTATCCCTGCGGCGGAGCGAATGAAGTCGATCAAGCGGTACGTTCCGCCCGCCGCGCGCAGCCGGCATGGCGTCGTACGAGTCGCATTCGCCGCGGCGAGTTGTTCCTCCGCCTGGCCGAGCGGATCGCCCAACAGACCGACGTCCTCGCGGCCGTACTGGCCCGCGAAAGCGGCAAGGTGCTCAACGAAGCGCGGGCCGAAGTGACCGAAGGGCTGCACATGGTCGAATACGTGTGCGGTACGGCGCGGCAGCCGATCGGCGAGGTGCTCGCGTCGGAGATCGCCGCCAAGGACCTGTATGTGCGCCGCAAGCCGCGCGGCGTCGTGGCAGTGATTACGCCGTGGAACTTTCCCTTCGCCGTCCCGTTGTGGATGCTGGGGCCCAGCCTGCTCGAAGGCAACACGGTTGTCTTCAAGCCCTCGGAAGAAACGCCGCAAATCGGCCAGCGGCTCGTCGAGTTGTTCGCCGAAGTGGGGTTTCCGCCGGGCGTGGTGAATCTGGTGCATGGCCTGGGCCAGGAAGCCGGCGACCAACTGGCGCGGCACAACGACGTCGACGTCGTCTGCTTTACCGGCAGCTACGACGTCGGCGCACACATTCGCCGGCTGGCCGCCGATTGCGACCACAAGACGTGCGCGTGCGAGATGGGCTCGAAGAGCGCCGTCATCGTATGTGCCGACGCCAATCTGGAACTGGCCTGCGACGCCGCCGTACTGAGCGCGTTCAAGACCACCGGCCAGCGATGCGTTTCGGCCGGTCGCATCCTGGTGCACGAATCGCTCGTCGATCGCTTTGCCGAGGGCCTGGTCGATCGAGCCCGTCGGCTGCGATTTGCCGACCCGTTCGACCCCCAAGCGTTTGCCGGGCCGGTGATCAACCAGGCCGCCCTCGACAAGGTTCTGCACTACAACGCGCTGGCCCGGGAAGAGGGTGCCGAGGTACTGCTCGCAGGGGGCCGCCTGACCGACGGTTCGCTGGCGGGCGGTTATTTCCTGTCGCCGTTTATCTATCGCCAGGATTATCGCCCCGGCGTGCGCACGATTCGCGAAGAGGTGTTCGGGCCGCACCTGGCGATTGTGCCGTTTCGCGACGATGAGCAAGCGGTCGAGATTTACAACGACACGCCGTACGGCCTGTCGATGGCCGTGATTACCGAAGATTACCGCCGCTGGCGCTATTACCGCGACGAGTGCGACTACGGCATGGGCTACGTCAATCTGCCGTGCATCGGCGCCGAGGTGCATCTGCCGTTCGGCGGCGTGAAGCGCAGCGGCAACGGCCAGCCCTCGGCCGCGGCCCTGGTCGAAGCGGTCACGCATCGCACGGCCTTTACGGTCAATCACGACACGAAGATCACCATGGCCCAGGGGATGAGCGCACAAATCCCCTCCGACCAGCCCCCGAAGTGA
- a CDS encoding carbon starvation protein A, with protein sequence MYLLLIFFASAVVLLAAYRVYGPLLGRLLQLDSERPTPAVALRDDVDFEPIAPQFLLGQHFSAIAAAGPIVGPILAGVAFGWLPALLWILFGSIFIGGVHDMLALVASIRHQARSIAEVVRDHMSVRSYLLFLSFVWLALVYIIVAFTDITAAAFVGQQTLESGQVVSGGGIASSSLMYLMLPIVMALLMRYTGLSLGKATAIFVPLIGVAIWLGQKVPVDLDRWLELTPQQTHKLWDVLLLGYCLVASVTPLWLLLQPRGHLGGYFLYIALIGGGVGLLFGPQPIEYPAFTGWTSAKGETLFPMLFITIACGACSGFHSLIASGTTSKQLRRETDARPIGYGAMLLEALVAILSLSCVMILMPNSDPLRNGQPNYIYAHGIGTYMQSLGIPPALAISFALMAFTTFVYDTLDVCTRLGRYIIQELTGWRGTGGRWFGTALTACTPLFFVTQTVTDAAGKAQPAWKVYWSLFGASNQLLAALTLLGVTVWLWRTRRAWWVWLVTGVPTVLMYVMSSWALLSMVRAGYNAEGAWQPATAVPWVAIILVALAALMLLEAIWVILIRPFLGTPPKGQPATLPAG encoded by the coding sequence ATGTACCTGCTCTTGATCTTCTTCGCGTCGGCGGTGGTGTTGTTGGCCGCCTATCGCGTGTACGGTCCCTTGCTGGGCCGGCTGCTGCAGCTCGACTCCGAACGCCCGACGCCAGCCGTGGCGCTGCGCGACGACGTTGATTTCGAGCCCATCGCGCCGCAATTCCTGCTGGGCCAACATTTCTCCGCGATTGCCGCGGCCGGCCCCATCGTCGGCCCGATCCTGGCCGGCGTGGCATTTGGCTGGTTGCCGGCGCTCTTGTGGATCTTATTCGGATCGATCTTCATCGGCGGCGTGCACGACATGCTGGCGCTGGTGGCCTCGATCCGGCACCAGGCGCGCTCGATTGCCGAAGTGGTCCGAGATCACATGAGCGTGCGGTCGTACCTGCTGTTCCTGAGCTTTGTCTGGCTGGCGCTGGTGTACATCATCGTCGCCTTCACCGATATCACGGCCGCAGCCTTTGTCGGGCAGCAAACGCTCGAAAGCGGCCAGGTCGTCTCGGGCGGCGGCATCGCCAGCTCGTCGTTGATGTATTTGATGCTGCCGATCGTCATGGCGTTGCTGATGCGCTATACGGGATTGTCGCTCGGCAAGGCCACGGCCATCTTCGTGCCGCTCATCGGCGTGGCGATCTGGCTGGGCCAGAAGGTGCCGGTCGACCTCGATCGCTGGCTCGAGCTGACGCCGCAGCAGACACACAAGCTCTGGGACGTGTTGCTGCTGGGCTATTGCCTCGTGGCGTCGGTCACTCCGCTGTGGCTGCTGCTGCAGCCGCGAGGGCACCTCGGTGGCTACTTCTTGTATATCGCGCTCATCGGCGGCGGCGTGGGCCTGTTGTTCGGCCCGCAACCGATCGAGTACCCGGCCTTCACCGGCTGGACCAGCGCCAAGGGCGAGACGCTGTTTCCGATGCTGTTCATCACCATCGCCTGCGGCGCCTGCTCGGGATTTCACTCGCTGATTGCCTCGGGCACGACGTCGAAACAACTGCGACGGGAGACCGACGCACGGCCGATCGGTTATGGCGCCATGTTGCTCGAAGCGCTGGTGGCCATTTTGTCGCTGTCCTGCGTGATGATCCTGATGCCCAACTCCGATCCGTTGCGCAACGGGCAGCCGAATTACATCTATGCCCACGGGATCGGGACCTATATGCAGTCGTTGGGCATACCGCCCGCGCTGGCGATTTCGTTTGCGCTGATGGCGTTCACGACGTTCGTCTACGACACGCTCGATGTCTGCACGCGCCTGGGTCGGTACATCATCCAAGAACTCACCGGTTGGCGCGGCACCGGCGGCCGCTGGTTTGGCACGGCGCTGACGGCCTGCACGCCCTTGTTCTTCGTCACGCAGACGGTCACCGACGCCGCCGGCAAGGCCCAGCCGGCCTGGAAGGTCTATTGGTCGTTGTTTGGAGCCAGCAATCAACTCCTGGCGGCGCTGACGCTGTTGGGCGTCACCGTCTGGTTGTGGCGCACACGCCGCGCCTGGTGGGTCTGGCTCGTGACGGGCGTCCCCACCGTGTTGATGTACGTGATGAGCAGTTGGGCGCTGCTGAGCATGGTGCGGGCCGGCTACAACGCCGAAGGTGCATGGCAGCCGGCCACGGCGGTGCCCTGGGTGGCGATCATCCTCGTGGCGCTGGCCGCGCTCATGTTGCTCGAAGCCATCTGGGTGATCTTGATTCGCCCCTTCTTGGGCACGCCCCCGAAAGGCCAGCCGGCAACGCTTCCGGCCGGCTGA
- a CDS encoding FAD-dependent oxidoreductase: MRGRGGSRPFRRPHPRALGAGSEFVTEKVVIIGSGPAAWTAAIYAARAALKPLVIEGAITEENRLAGTLPLGQLALTTEVENYPGFPAGDLGGYLDHAIVADRRQLMAPHQKEGVSGPELMELMRQQATNFGSRIVTDDVVEVDFSHRPYRLKLLEGQPVEAHAVIVATGARANYLGLPSEDRYKNRGVSACAVCDGALPRFRNKPLVVVGGGDSAVEESTYLSKFASRVYLVHRRDELRASKIMAQRALSDPKIEVVWNHALDEVLGTDERGVTAVRLRSTADGGATHEREAAGVFLAIGHTPNTRFLEGKLELTEKKYVKLTVPHRTFTSVAGVFAAGDVADDYYRQAITAAGTGCMAALDAERWLAAEGVH; encoded by the coding sequence ATGCGGGGCCGGGGCGGTAGCCGCCCCTTCAGGCGACCTCATCCCAGGGCTCTAGGTGCAGGAAGCGAATTCGTGACAGAAAAAGTCGTCATCATCGGCAGCGGCCCAGCGGCCTGGACCGCGGCCATCTACGCCGCCCGCGCGGCGCTCAAACCGCTCGTCATCGAGGGGGCGATCACCGAAGAAAACCGCCTGGCCGGCACCTTGCCGCTAGGTCAGCTGGCGCTCACCACCGAGGTGGAAAACTACCCGGGCTTTCCCGCGGGTGATTTGGGTGGGTATCTCGACCACGCGATCGTGGCCGATCGCCGTCAGCTCATGGCGCCGCACCAGAAAGAAGGCGTCAGCGGTCCCGAATTAATGGAGCTCATGCGGCAGCAGGCCACGAATTTCGGCTCGCGGATCGTCACCGACGACGTGGTCGAAGTTGATTTCTCGCATCGGCCCTACCGCCTCAAGTTGCTCGAAGGCCAGCCAGTCGAGGCCCATGCCGTGATCGTGGCCACCGGTGCCCGGGCCAACTACCTGGGGCTCCCGTCGGAAGATCGCTACAAGAACCGCGGCGTCAGCGCGTGCGCAGTCTGCGACGGCGCGCTGCCGCGATTCCGCAACAAGCCCCTGGTTGTCGTGGGCGGGGGCGACTCGGCCGTCGAGGAAAGCACCTACTTGTCCAAGTTCGCCAGCCGCGTTTACCTGGTCCATCGCCGCGACGAACTGCGGGCCTCGAAAATCATGGCACAGCGCGCGTTGAGCGATCCGAAGATCGAGGTGGTCTGGAATCATGCCCTCGACGAGGTGTTGGGCACCGACGAGCGCGGCGTGACCGCGGTGCGGCTGCGCAGCACTGCCGACGGCGGAGCGACGCACGAGCGCGAAGCCGCAGGGGTGTTTCTGGCGATCGGCCACACGCCGAACACGCGTTTTCTCGAAGGCAAGCTGGAGCTGACGGAGAAGAAGTACGTCAAGCTCACCGTGCCGCATCGCACTTTCACCAGCGTTGCCGGGGTGTTTGCCGCGGGCGACGTGGCCGACGACTACTACCGGCAGGCGATCACGGCGGCCGGCACCGGCTGCATGGCGGCGCTCGATGCCGAGCGGTGGCTCGCGGCGGAAGGCGTGCACTAG
- the asnS gene encoding asparagine--tRNA ligase — protein MERLSVAQVRKADAIGRQVELAAWVRTRRDSKGGFSFLELNDGSCLGNLQVVAPGELSNYDGVVRHLTAGSSVLIQGEVKASPAKGQATELHASHVELVGTADAETYPLQKKAHSFEYLRTIAHLRPRTNTFGAVARVRNCICRSIHEFFQEQGFLYVHTPIITASDCEGAGAMFRVTTLDLDKPPRTPQGIDYAQDFFAQPAFLTVSGQLEAEVFATSLGKVYTFGPTFRAENSNTSRHLAEFWMIEPEMAFFDLFDNMRLAEAFLKRIVADVLSRCEEDMQFFQARIDDSVLSTLQTIAAREFVRIEYTEAVEILTKSGQKFEYPVAWGHDLQAEHERYLTEKHIGGPVILYNYPRSIKPFYMRLNDDGRTVRAMDVLVPRVGEIIGGSQREERLDVLEARMREQHLDPQAYWWYLDLRRYGTVPHAGFGLGLERIVQFVTGMANIRDVIPFPRTPGNAEF, from the coding sequence ATGGAACGACTTTCGGTTGCCCAGGTACGCAAGGCCGACGCGATCGGCCGCCAGGTGGAGCTGGCCGCCTGGGTGCGAACGCGCCGCGATTCGAAGGGGGGCTTCAGTTTCCTGGAGCTCAACGACGGCTCGTGCCTGGGCAATTTGCAGGTCGTCGCGCCGGGAGAACTATCCAACTACGATGGCGTCGTTCGACATCTGACGGCCGGGTCGAGCGTCCTCATTCAGGGCGAAGTGAAAGCGTCGCCCGCCAAGGGCCAGGCCACCGAGTTGCACGCGAGCCACGTCGAATTGGTCGGCACGGCAGACGCCGAAACCTACCCGCTCCAGAAAAAGGCGCACTCGTTCGAGTACCTGCGGACGATCGCCCATCTGCGCCCGCGGACGAACACCTTTGGCGCCGTGGCCCGGGTGCGCAATTGCATCTGCCGCTCGATTCACGAGTTTTTCCAGGAGCAGGGCTTTCTCTACGTTCACACGCCGATCATCACGGCCAGCGATTGTGAAGGCGCAGGCGCGATGTTTCGCGTCACGACGCTCGATCTGGACAAGCCACCGCGCACGCCGCAAGGCATCGACTACGCGCAGGATTTCTTCGCGCAGCCCGCGTTTCTGACCGTCAGCGGGCAATTGGAAGCCGAGGTGTTCGCGACATCGTTGGGCAAGGTGTACACCTTTGGCCCCACGTTTCGCGCCGAGAACTCGAACACGTCGCGCCACCTGGCCGAGTTCTGGATGATCGAGCCGGAAATGGCCTTCTTCGATCTGTTCGACAACATGCGGCTGGCCGAAGCCTTCTTGAAGCGCATCGTGGCCGACGTGCTGTCGCGTTGCGAAGAAGACATGCAGTTCTTTCAGGCTCGGATCGACGACAGCGTGCTGAGCACGCTACAGACGATCGCCGCTCGTGAATTCGTACGCATCGAATACACCGAGGCGGTCGAGATCCTGACCAAGTCGGGCCAGAAGTTTGAATACCCGGTCGCCTGGGGGCACGATCTGCAGGCCGAGCACGAACGCTACCTCACGGAAAAGCACATTGGCGGGCCGGTGATCTTGTACAACTATCCGCGGTCGATCAAACCGTTCTACATGCGGCTCAACGACGACGGACGCACGGTTCGGGCGATGGACGTGCTCGTGCCCCGCGTCGGAGAGATCATCGGCGGCAGCCAGCGCGAGGAGCGGCTCGACGTGCTCGAGGCGCGGATGCGCGAACAGCATCTCGATCCGCAGGCCTACTGGTGGTATCTCGACCTGCGAAGGTACGGCACGGTGCCGCATGCCGGATTTGGCCTGGGGCTCGAACGCATCGTGCAGTTCGTGACCGGGATGGCGAATATCCGTGACGTGATCCCGTTCCCGCGCACACCGGGGAACGCCGAGTTTTGA
- the fliM gene encoding flagellar motor switch protein FliM: MSEDVLSQAEVENLLSAVGAAKPKPAAAAAPKAAAPGRPREKVTPYDFKRPERVGKEQMRALQTLHEGFSRNFGAALSAFLRSIVEVKLTSVDQLTYSEFVFSLENPTCFNLLQAEPLEGNLILDINPSILYPIIDRLLGGGQEPSAPMRRPLTEIELGLVSRITQLFLHELRKAWENVLDLNLSVVRVESNPHLVQIVPPNEVVVLISFELTMGELRGMLNLCIPFNSIERISSKLSSNSWTTYGRRNATPETVQHISQAISGALTELVVELAETTITTRELIGLRVGDIITTDKDVRTPLIVRIEGVEKFHARLGAYKGQKAIMVQDTVANQPG; the protein is encoded by the coding sequence ATGTCCGAAGACGTACTCAGCCAGGCGGAAGTCGAGAACTTGCTGTCCGCCGTCGGCGCAGCCAAGCCCAAACCCGCCGCCGCGGCCGCCCCGAAGGCCGCCGCGCCGGGTCGCCCGCGCGAGAAGGTCACGCCCTACGACTTCAAGCGGCCGGAACGCGTCGGCAAAGAGCAGATGCGGGCGCTGCAGACCCTGCACGAAGGCTTCAGCCGCAATTTCGGCGCGGCGCTCTCGGCGTTCTTGCGCAGCATTGTCGAAGTGAAGCTGACGAGCGTCGATCAGTTGACCTACAGCGAGTTCGTCTTCAGCCTCGAGAACCCGACTTGCTTCAACCTGCTGCAGGCCGAGCCGCTCGAAGGCAACCTAATCCTCGATATCAATCCTTCGATCCTGTACCCAATCATCGATCGGCTGCTGGGCGGCGGGCAAGAACCGAGCGCGCCGATGCGCCGCCCGCTGACCGAGATCGAGCTCGGCCTGGTCTCGCGGATTACGCAGTTGTTCTTGCACGAGCTGCGCAAGGCCTGGGAAAACGTCCTCGACTTGAACCTGTCGGTGGTCCGCGTCGAGAGCAACCCGCACCTCGTGCAGATCGTGCCGCCGAACGAAGTCGTCGTGCTGATCAGCTTCGAGCTCACGATGGGCGAGCTGCGCGGCATGCTCAACCTGTGCATCCCATTCAACTCGATCGAACGCATCAGCTCGAAACTCTCGTCGAATAGCTGGACCACCTATGGCCGGCGCAACGCCACGCCCGAGACCGTGCAGCACATCAGCCAGGCGATTAGCGGCGCCTTGACCGAGCTGGTCGTCGAGCTGGCCGAGACAACCATCACCACCCGTGAGCTGATCGGCCTCCGCGTGGGCGACATCATCACCACCGACAAAGACGTCCGCACTCCGCTGATCGTGCGGATCGAAGGCGTCGAAAAATTCCACGCCCGGCTGGGGGCCTACAAGGGCCAGAAGGCCATCATGGTGCAAGACACGGTGGCCAATCAGCCCGGCTGA
- a CDS encoding glutamate-5-semialdehyde dehydrogenase: MAIAEQSDLRTYCVDLAQRAQAASVDLGCAQGAQKNEWLRQCAARLRERAEKILDANARDVAAAPEYGLTPAAVDRLRLTPARIEDMARGLEEVAALPDPIGEVIESSVRPNGLDVQKIRVPLGVIFFIYESRPNVTADAAALCVKSGNAVILRGGKEALHSNVVLTELLVAELPACGLPASAVQLVGTTDRDAVGHLLGLDEYVTVAIPRGGESLIRRVAAEARMPVIKHFTGNCHVYVDRAADLEMAVRLTENSKCQRYGVCNAAESLVIHEDVAEAFLARLAPVLARQQVEIRGDQQVCRLVPGAVGATADDWSTEYLAPILSAKVVSSLDEAIDHINRYGSKHTDTIVTRDYDAARRFAARVDSAAVMINASTRFNDGGQLGLGAEIGISTDKFHARGPCGLKELTSYKYICYGSGQTRT; this comes from the coding sequence ATGGCGATCGCCGAGCAGTCCGATTTGCGCACCTATTGCGTCGACTTGGCGCAGCGCGCCCAGGCGGCATCGGTCGATCTCGGCTGCGCGCAGGGGGCTCAGAAAAACGAATGGCTGCGGCAATGCGCGGCACGACTACGCGAGCGTGCCGAGAAGATCCTTGACGCCAATGCCCGCGATGTGGCCGCGGCACCCGAATACGGCCTGACGCCGGCGGCCGTCGACCGGCTGCGTTTGACGCCCGCGCGCATCGAGGACATGGCCCGGGGGCTCGAAGAGGTCGCCGCACTGCCCGACCCGATCGGCGAGGTGATCGAGTCGTCGGTACGTCCCAACGGACTCGACGTGCAAAAGATTCGCGTGCCCTTGGGCGTGATCTTCTTCATCTACGAGTCGCGCCCCAACGTGACGGCCGACGCGGCCGCGCTGTGCGTCAAGAGCGGCAACGCCGTGATCCTGCGCGGTGGCAAAGAGGCCCTGCACTCGAACGTCGTGCTCACCGAATTACTGGTCGCCGAGCTGCCCGCCTGCGGGCTGCCCGCCAGCGCCGTGCAGCTCGTTGGCACCACCGATCGCGACGCCGTGGGACATTTGTTGGGCTTGGATGAATATGTCACCGTCGCCATCCCCCGGGGCGGCGAGAGCCTGATCCGCCGCGTGGCCGCCGAGGCCCGGATGCCGGTGATCAAGCACTTTACGGGCAATTGCCACGTCTATGTCGATCGCGCGGCCGACCTCGAGATGGCCGTGCGTTTGACCGAGAATTCGAAGTGCCAGCGCTACGGCGTTTGCAATGCCGCGGAATCGCTGGTCATCCACGAGGACGTCGCCGAGGCGTTTCTCGCGCGGCTCGCGCCGGTCCTGGCCCGGCAACAAGTGGAGATCCGCGGCGACCAGCAGGTTTGCCGACTTGTGCCCGGCGCCGTTGGGGCGACGGCCGACGATTGGTCCACCGAGTATTTGGCGCCGATTCTTTCGGCCAAGGTGGTCAGTTCGCTCGATGAGGCGATCGACCATATCAATCGCTATGGCTCAAAGCACACCGACACGATCGTCACGCGCGACTACGACGCGGCCCGGCGATTCGCGGCCCGTGTCGACAGCGCGGCCGTGATGATCAACGCCAGCACGCGGTTCAACGATGGTGGGCAGCTTGGGTTGGGCGCTGAGATCGGCATCAGCACCGACAAGTTTCATGCGCGGGGCCCGTGCGGACTGAAGGAATTGACCAGCTACAAATACATCTGCTACGGGAGCGGCCAGACGCGCACCTAG
- the folP gene encoding dihydropteroate synthase, with product MGIVNVTPDSFSDGGLYDDPRQAIEHGLRLCAAGADLLDIGGESTRPYAERVPADDELRRVMPVLEGLRAAGVPLSIDTSKAVVAEAALAAGVEIINDVTALTGDPRMIDVARTSGAAVCAMHMRGNPQTMQDAPSYGDLFGEIGGFLRDRRDALTAQGIAQERIALDPGIGFGKTHQHNLDLLTGCWRFHDLSCPLLVGPSRKGFIAKVLGDKALDRMAGTIGVTLALAAQGVQILRVHDVGPVRQALELFAAVGGIDGTARRVE from the coding sequence ATGGGCATCGTCAACGTCACGCCCGACAGCTTCTCCGACGGTGGGCTGTACGACGATCCTCGGCAGGCGATCGAACATGGGCTACGGTTGTGCGCCGCCGGCGCCGACCTGCTCGACATCGGCGGCGAAAGCACGCGGCCCTATGCCGAGAGGGTGCCGGCCGATGACGAGCTGCGCCGCGTCATGCCTGTCCTCGAGGGCTTGCGAGCTGCCGGCGTGCCACTGTCGATCGATACGTCGAAGGCCGTGGTCGCCGAAGCGGCCCTGGCAGCCGGTGTCGAAATCATCAACGACGTGACGGCGCTGACCGGCGATCCGCGCATGATCGACGTCGCACGCACGAGCGGAGCCGCGGTCTGCGCGATGCACATGCGCGGCAATCCGCAAACCATGCAGGATGCTCCGAGCTATGGCGATTTGTTCGGCGAAATCGGCGGCTTTCTCCGCGACCGCCGCGATGCGCTGACCGCGCAGGGGATCGCCCAGGAGCGCATCGCCCTCGACCCGGGCATTGGTTTCGGCAAGACGCATCAGCACAACCTGGATCTGCTCACCGGCTGCTGGCGCTTTCACGACCTGAGCTGTCCGCTCTTGGTCGGCCCTTCACGGAAGGGCTTTATCGCCAAGGTTCTGGGCGACAAAGCGCTCGACCGCATGGCCGGCACCATCGGCGTGACCCTGGCTCTGGCGGCCCAAGGGGTGCAAATCCTGCGCGTGCACGACGTCGGACCGGTGCGGCAAGCCTTGGAACTGTTCGCGGCGGTCGGCGGGATCGACGGAACCGCGCGGCGAGTCGAGTAA
- a CDS encoding tetratricopeptide repeat protein, translating to MVTCNRQSPHAPLCGATVVCAALALAAVLCAGCKSGGQGLFGSWNKGVAQTEEQVAAPVLDRYGNPVRDNLAGYDAPGEALTGANTADDDEDKSFFQRLPSPKQTYGKMKSAVGLGPDRRIADAAYHEGERLFREKRYDAAAKQFKRAHKRWPDSPLEEDAMFMRGESLFFADHYDDASDVFVNLMKKYENSRHLDKVVKRQFAIARYWVEVQRVKPIPLLVPNIWDETRPWFDTAGNGLAVYESVWLNDPTGPLADDAVIATANEHFVHDRFEDADQYYTQLRRDYPKSEHQWAAHLLGLRAKLGKYQGPRYDDTPLKEAQDIVEQTLVQYPEMPADERERLLRTRQTILAQRGERLWNMGEHYAKGKYYRAAKYYYAQVLEETPDTRFAEMARQRLGEFQTEPDVPTSKFQWLVDAFPEPKPKGLPDGSDTGTARLARNPR from the coding sequence GCTGCAAGTCGGGCGGCCAGGGCCTGTTCGGCTCGTGGAACAAGGGCGTCGCGCAAACCGAAGAACAAGTCGCCGCGCCGGTCCTCGATCGGTACGGCAATCCGGTGCGCGACAACCTGGCGGGCTACGATGCCCCCGGCGAAGCCCTGACCGGCGCGAACACTGCGGACGACGATGAAGACAAAAGCTTCTTTCAGCGCTTGCCCTCGCCCAAGCAGACCTACGGCAAGATGAAAAGCGCCGTGGGCCTCGGCCCGGATCGGCGGATCGCGGACGCCGCCTACCATGAAGGCGAAAGGCTGTTTCGCGAGAAGCGCTACGACGCCGCGGCCAAACAATTCAAGCGCGCCCACAAGCGCTGGCCCGACTCGCCGCTCGAAGAGGATGCGATGTTCATGCGCGGCGAGAGCTTGTTCTTCGCCGATCACTACGACGACGCCAGCGACGTGTTCGTCAACTTGATGAAGAAGTACGAGAACTCGCGGCACCTCGACAAGGTGGTGAAACGGCAATTTGCCATCGCCCGCTACTGGGTCGAAGTACAGCGCGTCAAACCGATTCCGCTGTTGGTGCCCAACATCTGGGACGAAACGCGGCCCTGGTTCGACACGGCCGGCAACGGTCTGGCCGTGTACGAAAGCGTGTGGCTGAACGATCCGACCGGGCCGCTGGCCGACGACGCCGTGATCGCCACGGCCAACGAGCACTTCGTTCACGACCGGTTCGAAGACGCCGACCAGTACTACACCCAACTGCGCCGCGACTATCCCAAGAGTGAGCACCAGTGGGCTGCGCATCTGCTCGGCCTGCGTGCCAAACTGGGCAAGTACCAGGGGCCGCGCTACGACGACACACCGCTCAAAGAAGCCCAAGACATCGTCGAGCAGACGCTCGTCCAATATCCCGAAATGCCGGCCGACGAACGCGAGCGGCTGCTGCGCACCCGGCAAACCATCTTGGCGCAGCGGGGCGAACGGCTCTGGAACATGGGCGAGCATTATGCCAAGGGCAAGTACTATCGCGCCGCGAAGTACTACTACGCCCAGGTGCTCGAGGAAACTCCCGACACGCGGTTCGCCGAAATGGCCCGCCAGCGGCTGGGCGAATTCCAGACGGAACCAGATGTGCCGACGAGCAAGTTCCAATGGCTCGTCGATGCCTTCCCCGAGCCGAAGCCCAAGGGCTTGCCCGACGGGAGCGACACCGGCACCGCGCGCCTGGCACGCAACCCGCGCTAG